Proteins from a single region of Mytilus trossulus isolate FHL-02 chromosome 2, PNRI_Mtr1.1.1.hap1, whole genome shotgun sequence:
- the LOC134708020 gene encoding F-box/SPRY domain-containing protein 1-like: protein MGNGASVSDSPPRWIYTVSFSPKFYKDGFGRVSPGCKTVSLNTVVRHRKGCYETDGAIWSKGFSTGKHVFEVVFPKKARRPYGSIGIGTKHTELHLQKATTLVGKSKYSWGVDLSSKKVFSNGLLVGKFPDAIFTKLPDRFFMYIDLVSCRLMFGSDGKYYGVAIEDETMKHFTVYPMVSSAKEGAAITMVYRGIGRVVHGPIRKKRVLIKSLRK from the exons ATGGGGAATGGAGCATCCGTTTCAG ACAGTCCTCCCCGGTGGATATACACGGTGAGTTTTTCTCCTAAATTCTACAAAGATGGCTTCGGCAGAGTATCGCCTGGATGTAAAACTGTATCATTGAATACAGTTGTTAGACATCGAAAAG GATGTTATGAAACAGACGGTGCTATATGGAGCAAAGGATTCAGTACAGGAAAACACGTATTTGAAGTTGTTTTCCCAAAAAAGGCAAGAAGACCATATGGGTCTATAGGAATTGGCACAAAACACACTGAATTACATCTACAGAAAGCTACAACACTAGTAGGCAAATCTAAATATTCATGGGGAGTTGATCTCTCTTCGAAAAAAGTGTTTTCGAACGGTTTACTTGTGGGCAAATTTCCTGATGCTATTTTCACTAAACTACCCGACAGGTTTTTCATGTACATTGATTTAGTAAGTTGTAGACTAATGTTTGGCAGTGACGGAAAGTACTATGGCGTTGCTATTGAAGATGAGACGATGAAGCATTTTACAGTTTATCCCATGGTTTCCTCTGCCAAAGAAGGAGCTGCTATTACAATGGTTTACAGAGGAATAG gtcgaGTTGTTCATGGCCCCATTAGAAAGAAACGAGTACtaattaaaagtttaagaaaataa